One bacterium genomic window carries:
- the uvrB gene encoding excinuclease ABC subunit UvrB, producing MPQFQIISDYEPKGDQPAAIEGLTAGLQRGDKEQILLGVTGSGKTYMIANVIERVQRPTLVLAHNKTLAGQLAMEFKEFFPNNACEYFVSYYDYYQPEAYLPQTDTYIEKDSQINEEIDRLRHSATQSLRERRDTIVVASVSCIFGLGSPEQYEEIVLAVRVGQEVDRDEMLRQLVRMQFSRNDIGLDRGTFRVRGDVIEVHPVDQDVIVRLELFGDEVERICLVDQLTGEILEGRDHITIYPATHFVASRERLEGALQTIEAELQERLALFHRENKLLEAQRLEQRTRYDMEMIREIGYCSGIENYSRHLDGREAGQSPFTLLDYFPQDFLVIVDESHQTIPQLRAMYEGDRSRKESLVNFGFRLPSAFDNRPLTFREWEERIGQVVYMSATPGPYELARATQIVECVVRPTGLLDPEVEIRPTQGQIDDLVAEIRKRVENEQRVLVTTLTKRMAEDLTDYLAELGIRVHYLHSDIETLDRHELLRNLRLGEYDVLVGINLLREGLDLPEVSLVAILDADKEGFLRSETSLVQTMGRASRHVEGRVIMYADTKTEAMRAAISEVERRRKKQRKYNEEHGIVPQSIHKAVRDTIRATQEVQEAARRFIGEDAAKKLRAEDLEEVIAALESEMHEAAAELDFERAAELRDEIKELKALLAE from the coding sequence ATGCCCCAGTTCCAGATCATCTCCGACTACGAACCCAAGGGCGACCAGCCCGCGGCCATTGAGGGCCTCACGGCTGGCTTGCAGCGCGGCGACAAGGAGCAGATCCTGCTCGGCGTCACCGGCTCGGGCAAGACCTACATGATCGCCAACGTGATCGAGCGCGTGCAGCGGCCGACACTCGTGCTGGCGCACAACAAGACCCTGGCCGGTCAGCTCGCCATGGAGTTCAAGGAGTTCTTCCCGAACAACGCCTGCGAGTATTTCGTCTCCTACTACGACTACTACCAGCCCGAAGCGTACCTGCCCCAGACCGACACCTACATCGAGAAGGACTCGCAGATCAACGAGGAGATTGACCGGCTGCGGCACTCGGCCACGCAGTCACTGCGCGAGCGGCGCGACACCATCGTCGTCGCCAGCGTCTCGTGCATCTTCGGGCTCGGCTCGCCCGAGCAGTACGAGGAGATCGTGCTGGCGGTGCGGGTGGGGCAGGAAGTAGACCGGGACGAGATGCTGCGCCAACTCGTGCGGATGCAGTTCTCGCGCAATGACATCGGTCTGGACCGGGGCACCTTCCGCGTGCGCGGCGACGTCATCGAGGTCCACCCCGTGGATCAGGACGTGATCGTGCGCCTGGAGCTGTTCGGCGACGAGGTGGAGCGCATCTGCCTGGTGGACCAACTCACCGGGGAGATACTCGAAGGCCGCGACCACATCACCATCTACCCGGCCACGCACTTCGTCGCCTCGCGCGAGCGCCTCGAAGGGGCGCTGCAGACCATCGAGGCGGAGCTGCAGGAGCGCCTGGCGCTGTTCCACCGCGAGAACAAGCTGCTGGAAGCCCAGCGGCTCGAACAGCGGACACGCTACGACATGGAGATGATCCGCGAGATCGGCTACTGCTCGGGGATCGAGAACTACTCGCGCCACCTGGACGGCCGCGAGGCGGGGCAGTCGCCCTTCACGCTGCTCGACTACTTCCCGCAGGACTTCCTGGTCATCGTGGACGAGTCGCACCAGACGATCCCGCAACTGCGGGCCATGTACGAGGGCGACCGCTCGCGCAAGGAGAGCCTGGTCAACTTCGGCTTCCGCCTGCCCTCGGCGTTCGACAACCGCCCCCTGACCTTCCGCGAATGGGAAGAGCGGATCGGGCAGGTCGTGTACATGTCGGCCACGCCCGGGCCGTACGAGCTGGCGCGGGCTACCCAGATCGTCGAGTGCGTCGTGCGGCCCACCGGCCTGCTCGACCCCGAGGTCGAGATCCGGCCCACGCAGGGGCAGATAGACGACCTCGTCGCTGAGATCCGTAAGCGCGTGGAGAACGAGCAGCGCGTGCTGGTCACGACGCTGACCAAGCGCATGGCCGAAGACCTCACGGACTACCTGGCCGAGTTGGGCATCCGCGTACACTACCTGCACTCCGACATCGAGACCCTGGACCGCCACGAGCTGCTGCGCAACTTGCGGCTGGGCGAGTACGACGTGCTGGTCGGGATCAACCTGTTGCGCGAGGGGCTGGACCTGCCGGAAGTGTCGCTCGTGGCGATCCTCGATGCCGACAAGGAGGGCTTCCTGCGGTCGGAGACGTCGCTGGTGCAGACCATGGGCCGGGCCTCGCGCCATGTCGAGGGCCGGGTCATCATGTATGCCGACACGAAGACCGAGGCCATGCGGGCGGCCATCAGTGAGGTGGAGCGCCGCCGCAAGAAGCAGCGGAAGTACAACGAAGAGCACGGCATCGTGCCACAGAGCATCCACAAGGCCGTGCGCGACACGATCCGGGCGACGCAGGAAGTGCAGGAGGCGGCGCGGCGGTTCATTGGCGAGGACGCAGCCAAGAAGCTACGGGCGGAGGACCTCGAGGAGGTCATCGCGGCGCTGGAGAGCGAAATGCACGAGGCGGCGGCGGAGTTGGACTTCGAGCGCGCCGCGGAGCTGCGCGACGAGATCAAGGAACTGAAGGCGTTACTGGCCGAATAG
- a CDS encoding tetratricopeptide repeat protein codes for MLLNTDLYHRGQIDYAKAYLDLGQAYLQAGRLDEAERDMRRAVAANGERLEPRLALANCLIQAGRPAEAREWVEPVVAQQPGRWDALVILADALAAERHDAAAVPYYERALELDPSGAEAVMRLARSLQRLGRTAEAERVLAGGPTRVAGGELVPLTQARLALDRGDAREAVRLAQEALKLAPELIAARRVLMLAYGRLGQLDQARPNAEAILREHPDDVEALTVMAKLCLAGNRMAEAVPLLQRVTAADPARGEAWGDLAVALSFTGDLQGAIRAAEQALKLDPTDSKARFTKAGCLLDMGRKQEAAAECRTLLKHDPGFAPAQKMLEFLQRKA; via the coding sequence GTGCTGCTCAACACCGACCTGTACCACCGGGGGCAGATTGACTACGCCAAGGCCTACCTGGACCTGGGGCAGGCGTACCTGCAGGCCGGACGGCTCGACGAGGCCGAGCGCGACATGCGCCGGGCGGTCGCGGCCAATGGCGAACGGCTGGAGCCGCGCCTGGCGCTGGCCAACTGCCTGATCCAGGCTGGACGCCCCGCTGAGGCCCGCGAGTGGGTCGAGCCCGTTGTGGCGCAGCAGCCGGGCCGTTGGGACGCCCTGGTGATCCTGGCCGATGCGCTGGCCGCCGAACGCCATGACGCCGCGGCGGTGCCGTACTACGAGCGGGCCCTGGAGCTCGACCCCAGCGGGGCGGAGGCGGTGATGCGGCTGGCGCGGAGTCTGCAGCGCCTGGGGCGCACTGCCGAGGCGGAGCGCGTGCTGGCCGGCGGCCCGACCCGCGTGGCGGGGGGCGAGTTGGTGCCGCTGACGCAAGCGCGGTTGGCGCTGGACCGCGGCGACGCCCGGGAGGCCGTCCGACTGGCGCAGGAAGCCCTGAAGCTGGCACCGGAGCTGATCGCGGCCCGGCGGGTGCTGATGCTGGCGTACGGGCGGCTGGGGCAGCTTGACCAGGCGCGGCCAAACGCCGAGGCAATCCTGCGGGAACACCCCGATGATGTCGAGGCGCTGACTGTGATGGCGAAGCTGTGCCTGGCCGGCAACCGGATGGCCGAGGCGGTGCCCCTGCTGCAGCGGGTCACGGCGGCCGATCCGGCGCGGGGTGAGGCCTGGGGCGATCTGGCGGTGGCCCTGTCCTTCACGGGTGACCTGCAGGGGGCGATCCGTGCCGCCGAGCAGGCCCTGAAGCTCGATCCCACTGACAGCAAGGCCCGGTTCACGAAGGCCGGATGCCTGCTGGACATGGGGCGCAAGCAGGAAGCGGCGGCGGAATGCCGAACGCTCCTGAAGCACGACCCCGGTTTCGCGCCGGCGCAGAAGATGCTGGAATTCCTGCAACGCAAGGCATGA
- a CDS encoding 4Fe-4S binding protein, producing the protein MRVSLLRRGVQFLSLLLFLGLLAKTTWPLAPWPAGLELPRHLFLSLDPLAALCVLLSPYRSWAVLHVFWPALVVLAATVVFGRFFCGWLCPLGACIEGADNGLARARKRRTRAVRDVPPHAVKYLLLALVLAAALFGMHLFWVLDPLPAFTRAYAVVLDSQGRDAYNAMVPLLREVGLRARPVAERPFALAAVTGSAFLLILLGGLIGTRVWCRSLCPLGALLGVVGRLGLWRRRAGEGCNACGRCAHSCPMHAIPTAAPTQTRQAECIQCYECVAACPGKGNTLALGRTPVVSTVDVGRRQLLAAAGTGLAYGGLTYWGIIPRFATRRLIRPPGAIVRGAGGALRGLMTEGEFRSKCLRCGQCMKACITGGLQPAVTEAGLDGFYTPVLKPRVGWCEQSCRACGEVCPSGALVTFSAEEKPFIRIGEAHLDQGRCLAWGMGEAYRECLVCNEHCSYGSIVLVDEDGCRRPYVSSDVCVGCGQCENACPVQPTAAITVSRRGPRV; encoded by the coding sequence ATGCGCGTGAGTCTCCTGCGGCGGGGCGTGCAGTTCCTCTCCCTGCTGCTCTTCCTGGGTCTGCTGGCCAAGACCACATGGCCCCTGGCGCCCTGGCCGGCAGGGCTGGAGCTGCCACGGCACCTCTTCCTGAGCCTCGATCCCCTCGCCGCCCTGTGCGTGCTGCTGTCGCCCTATCGCTCGTGGGCTGTGCTGCATGTCTTCTGGCCCGCGCTGGTGGTCCTGGCGGCTACGGTGGTGTTCGGGCGCTTCTTCTGCGGGTGGCTATGCCCTCTGGGGGCGTGCATCGAGGGTGCGGACAACGGGCTCGCGCGGGCGCGGAAGCGGCGGACTCGGGCGGTCCGGGACGTCCCGCCCCACGCGGTCAAATACCTGCTGCTGGCCCTGGTGCTGGCCGCCGCCCTGTTCGGCATGCACCTGTTCTGGGTGCTGGACCCCCTGCCGGCCTTCACGCGCGCCTATGCCGTGGTCCTGGACAGCCAGGGGAGAGACGCCTACAACGCGATGGTACCCCTGCTGCGCGAGGTGGGGCTGCGCGCTCGGCCGGTGGCGGAGCGCCCCTTCGCACTCGCTGCGGTGACGGGGTCGGCATTCCTGCTGATCCTGCTAGGCGGCCTCATCGGGACCCGCGTCTGGTGCCGCAGCCTGTGCCCGCTCGGGGCGCTGCTCGGCGTGGTGGGGCGCCTTGGCCTATGGCGGCGCAGGGCCGGAGAGGGCTGCAACGCCTGCGGGCGCTGCGCGCACTCGTGCCCCATGCACGCCATCCCGACGGCGGCGCCGACGCAGACGCGACAGGCCGAGTGCATCCAGTGCTACGAGTGCGTGGCCGCGTGTCCGGGCAAGGGCAACACACTCGCGTTGGGCCGCACGCCGGTCGTGTCCACCGTGGACGTGGGGCGGCGGCAGCTTCTGGCGGCGGCAGGGACCGGGCTGGCCTATGGCGGGCTGACGTACTGGGGGATCATCCCCCGCTTCGCGACGCGGCGGCTGATCCGCCCCCCCGGGGCCATCGTGCGGGGCGCCGGCGGAGCGCTGCGGGGCCTGATGACTGAGGGTGAGTTCCGCAGCAAGTGCCTGCGTTGCGGCCAGTGCATGAAGGCCTGCATCACCGGCGGGCTGCAGCCGGCCGTGACCGAGGCGGGGCTGGACGGCTTCTACACCCCGGTCCTCAAACCGCGCGTCGGCTGGTGCGAACAGAGCTGCCGAGCCTGCGGCGAGGTGTGCCCCAGTGGGGCGCTGGTGACGTTCAGTGCCGAGGAGAAGCCGTTCATTCGCATTGGGGAAGCGCACCTCGACCAGGGGCGCTGCCTGGCGTGGGGGATGGGGGAGGCGTATCGCGAGTGCCTGGTATGCAACGAGCACTGCTCGTATGGCTCGATTGTGCTGGTGGATGAGGACGGGTGTCGGCGGCCGTATGTCAGCAGCGATGTGTGCGTCGGGTGCGGGCAGTGTGAGAATGCCTGCCCGGTCCAGCCCACGGCGGCGATCACCGTGTCGCGCCGGGGGCCGAGGGTCTGA
- a CDS encoding CocE/NonD family hydrolase: MNDDSSGALGVITELDVEVPMRDGVILRANVFRPDMPGQFPAILTRTPYNKGGGCDLRFVRAGYVVVIQDCRGRYASDGEFQSFHTPHSHEAEDGYDSVEWLAAQPYCNSQVGLMGSSYPGWLAWEAASAQPPHLVAMSACTIPVELTDLDFPGGFRPGRRLHWWLNSIAPDLRRRAGWPPPHDTQLSRELWLRPYGDMWMSFLPWRDLADAIPPPLGEQVRAWFADPLTPVWRFGEKHRQVRVPNLDFTGYYDHCWSAGHMSSMQQHGATAVAREQTKVVIGPWNHGGRGSRKCGEIDFGPQAEVDMGLMALQWFDHWLKGADNGVERWPACRYFVMGAGQWQDSATWPPPAAREKVLYLGGDGTGRPVAAAGTLGAEPPAEDRPDRYVYDPRDPVRTLWTEALFTLASDRRQLDHRPDILHYLTEPLAEDLTVAGCPEVVLHASSSAPDTDFFARLVDDDPDGLALEVCYGFVRARHRHGLDQEELLIPGEVAELPIRLGPTAVTFRAGHRIRLEVTSSDFPNHDRNHNTGGDDLSETELVTARQAVHHSREHPSRLVLPVQS, encoded by the coding sequence GTGAACGACGACAGCAGCGGTGCGCTCGGTGTCATCACCGAGCTGGATGTCGAGGTCCCCATGCGGGACGGTGTGATCCTGCGTGCGAACGTCTTCCGACCAGACATGCCGGGCCAGTTCCCGGCCATCCTGACCCGCACGCCGTACAACAAGGGTGGGGGCTGTGACCTGCGGTTCGTGCGAGCAGGCTACGTGGTGGTCATCCAGGACTGCCGCGGCCGCTACGCCTCCGACGGCGAGTTCCAGTCCTTCCATACGCCACACAGCCACGAAGCCGAGGACGGTTACGACAGCGTCGAATGGCTGGCCGCGCAGCCGTACTGCAACAGCCAGGTGGGGCTGATGGGGTCGTCGTATCCCGGCTGGCTGGCCTGGGAGGCCGCCTCGGCGCAGCCGCCGCACCTGGTGGCGATGTCGGCCTGCACCATCCCCGTCGAACTCACTGATCTGGACTTTCCGGGAGGCTTCCGGCCCGGCCGTCGCCTGCACTGGTGGCTCAACTCGATCGCCCCTGATCTGCGCCGGCGGGCCGGCTGGCCGCCGCCCCATGACACGCAACTGAGCCGTGAACTGTGGCTGCGCCCCTACGGCGACATGTGGATGTCCTTCCTGCCCTGGCGGGACCTCGCGGACGCCATCCCGCCGCCGCTGGGTGAGCAGGTGCGAGCCTGGTTCGCCGACCCGCTGACGCCCGTGTGGCGCTTTGGCGAGAAGCACCGGCAGGTGCGGGTGCCCAACCTGGACTTCACCGGCTACTACGACCACTGCTGGTCGGCCGGGCACATGAGCAGCATGCAGCAGCATGGGGCCACTGCAGTGGCCCGCGAGCAGACGAAGGTGGTCATCGGTCCGTGGAACCACGGCGGCCGCGGCAGCCGCAAGTGTGGGGAGATAGACTTCGGGCCCCAGGCCGAGGTGGACATGGGGCTGATGGCCCTGCAGTGGTTCGACCACTGGCTCAAAGGGGCGGACAACGGCGTCGAGCGGTGGCCGGCCTGCCGGTACTTCGTGATGGGCGCGGGGCAGTGGCAGGACAGCGCCACATGGCCGCCACCGGCGGCACGGGAGAAAGTGCTATACCTGGGGGGCGATGGGACCGGCCGTCCTGTTGCCGCCGCCGGGACGCTCGGAGCGGAGCCCCCGGCGGAGGACCGTCCAGACCGGTACGTCTACGACCCGCGCGATCCGGTGCGCACGCTGTGGACGGAGGCCCTGTTCACGCTGGCGTCTGACCGCCGGCAGTTGGACCACCGGCCCGACATCCTCCACTACCTGACCGAGCCACTGGCTGAAGACCTGACCGTTGCCGGGTGCCCGGAGGTGGTGCTGCATGCGTCGTCCTCCGCGCCGGACACGGACTTCTTCGCCCGGCTGGTGGACGACGACCCGGACGGCCTCGCCCTGGAGGTCTGCTATGGCTTTGTGCGGGCGCGGCACCGGCACGGTCTGGACCAGGAGGAACTGCTCATCCCTGGCGAGGTAGCGGAGTTGCCCATCCGCCTGGGGCCGACGGCGGTCACGTTCCGGGCCGGCCACCGCATTCGCCTGGAGGTCACGAGCAGCGATTTCCCGAACCACGACCGGAACCACAACACGGGCGGCGACGACCTGTCGGAGACTGAGCTGGTGACCGCCCGACAGGCGGTGCACCACTCACGTGAGCATCCCTCCCGGCTGGTGCTGCCTGTGCAGTCGTAG
- a CDS encoding NAD(P)-dependent oxidoreductase, which yields MKVLITGAGGGVARHVIAALEADHELRLVDCVDPEEATVFGGPLRQKVPLRTRWPYVRADILDEEAMLRACEGMEAVIHLAAIPTGHPDEGKAVMMVNAVGTYVVVDAARKAGVRRFFCASSINAFGTIYWRLSGRPSPYTTMPLTEDFQTVEEDPYSLSKRVNEETCATFTRAYGITTAAFRFAGVRGQEGYEQLRDSLAPTMAWNDDLFQWVHAADVAGGIKAALECPTLPDFGVYTLSGPDTRCPEPTMEILERFRPDLAASPTEELPGRTPLMSITRARRTFGYDRRYWLIE from the coding sequence ATGAAAGTGCTCATCACGGGGGCGGGCGGAGGCGTGGCCCGTCACGTCATAGCCGCCCTGGAGGCCGACCACGAGCTGCGGCTGGTGGACTGCGTGGACCCCGAGGAGGCCACGGTGTTTGGGGGCCCGTTGCGGCAGAAGGTGCCGCTGCGCACCAGGTGGCCCTATGTCCGCGCCGATATCCTCGACGAGGAGGCCATGCTGCGGGCCTGCGAGGGCATGGAGGCAGTGATTCACCTGGCGGCCATCCCCACGGGTCATCCCGACGAGGGCAAGGCCGTGATGATGGTCAACGCCGTGGGGACGTACGTCGTCGTGGACGCGGCACGGAAGGCAGGCGTGCGGCGGTTCTTCTGCGCTTCGAGCATCAACGCCTTCGGCACGATCTACTGGCGCCTGAGCGGCCGGCCGTCGCCGTACACGACGATGCCGCTGACGGAGGACTTCCAGACGGTCGAGGAGGACCCGTACAGCCTGAGCAAGCGCGTGAACGAGGAGACGTGCGCCACGTTCACGCGCGCCTATGGCATCACGACGGCGGCCTTCCGATTCGCCGGGGTGCGGGGACAGGAAGGCTATGAGCAGCTGCGGGACAGCCTGGCTCCGACGATGGCGTGGAACGACGATCTGTTCCAGTGGGTCCACGCAGCGGACGTCGCGGGTGGGATCAAGGCGGCGCTGGAATGCCCGACACTGCCGGACTTCGGCGTCTACACCCTCTCCGGGCCCGACACGCGCTGCCCGGAGCCGACGATGGAGATCCTGGAGCGCTTCCGGCCGGACCTGGCGGCGAGCCCGACCGAGGAGTTGCCCGGCCGGACCCCGCTGATGTCCATCACCAGGGCGCGGCGGACGTTCGGGTATGACCGGCGATACTGGCTGATCGAGTAG
- a CDS encoding UDP-glucose--hexose-1-phosphate uridylyltransferase, whose protein sequence is MSTFSLTDHPHRRFNALTGEWVLVSPHRTKRPWSGQVEDVPPDTRPEYDPQCYLCPGNTRADGSVNPKYESTYVFNNDFAALLPDTPEGEVREGDLLLASAEQGLCRVICFSPKHNLTLAQMRPEQILPVVNVWAEQTAEIGARPEIGYVQVFENKGPMMGCSNPHPHGQIWATRHLPNEPAKELARQEAYRRDRDSCLLCDYAALELQRGERIVCANDHFIAVVPFWACWPYETLVVARAHCADIPVLSPDQRRGMAELLSTLTGAYDRLFKVSFPYSMGWHQQPTDGGEYPFWHLHAHFYPPLLRSATVRKFMVGFEMLGTPQRDITPEAAAETLRGLV, encoded by the coding sequence GTGTCCACCTTCTCTCTGACCGACCATCCGCACCGCCGCTTCAACGCCCTGACGGGCGAGTGGGTCCTCGTGTCACCCCACCGCACCAAGCGCCCGTGGTCGGGGCAGGTGGAGGACGTGCCGCCCGACACGCGGCCGGAGTATGACCCCCAATGCTACCTCTGCCCAGGCAACACTCGCGCCGATGGCAGTGTGAACCCGAAGTACGAAAGCACGTACGTCTTCAACAACGACTTCGCGGCGTTGCTGCCGGACACGCCGGAGGGGGAGGTCCGCGAGGGTGACCTGCTGCTCGCCAGCGCCGAGCAGGGCCTGTGCCGCGTCATCTGCTTTTCGCCGAAGCACAACCTGACCCTCGCCCAGATGAGGCCGGAGCAGATTCTGCCGGTGGTGAACGTGTGGGCCGAGCAGACGGCGGAGATCGGGGCGCGGCCGGAGATCGGCTACGTGCAGGTCTTTGAGAACAAGGGCCCCATGATGGGCTGCAGCAACCCGCACCCGCATGGCCAGATCTGGGCGACGCGCCATCTCCCCAACGAGCCGGCCAAGGAGCTGGCCCGCCAGGAGGCCTATCGGCGCGACCGTGACTCCTGCCTGCTGTGTGACTACGCGGCGCTGGAGCTGCAGCGCGGCGAGCGCATCGTGTGCGCCAATGACCACTTCATAGCCGTGGTGCCCTTCTGGGCCTGCTGGCCGTATGAGACGCTCGTCGTCGCCCGCGCCCACTGCGCCGACATCCCAGTCCTCTCCCCCGACCAGCGCCGCGGCATGGCGGAGTTGCTCAGCACCCTCACCGGCGCCTATGACAGGCTCTTCAAGGTCAGCTTCCCCTACTCGATGGGCTGGCACCAGCAGCCCACCGACGGCGGGGAGTACCCCTTCTGGCACCTGCACGCGCACTTCTACCCGCCCCTGCTGCGCTCAGCGACGGTGCGCAAGTTCATGGTGGGGTTCGAGATGCTGGGGACGCCGCAGCGGGACATCACTCCCGAGGCAGCGGCGGAAACGTTGCGCGGGCTCGTATGA
- a CDS encoding DUF2089 domain-containing protein gives MASVVGSCPSCGGPLNIQRLWCAKCEIAVEGNLTMGTLARLPREEQQFILEFVKSSGSLKEIARRYGVSYPTVRNRLNELIAHIEQIEGAGETDE, from the coding sequence ATGGCTTCGGTAGTCGGCAGTTGTCCCAGTTGCGGTGGGCCGCTGAACATCCAGCGGCTGTGGTGCGCCAAGTGCGAGATTGCCGTGGAAGGGAACCTGACGATGGGCACGCTGGCGCGCTTGCCCCGGGAGGAGCAGCAGTTCATCCTGGAGTTCGTCAAGTCCAGCGGCAGCCTCAAGGAGATTGCGCGGCGCTACGGGGTGAGCTACCCCACCGTGCGCAACCGCCTCAACGAGTTGATCGCCCACATCGAGCAGATCGAGGGAGCAGGTGAGACCGATGAGTGA
- a CDS encoding Gfo/Idh/MocA family oxidoreductase — MDKLRIGVIGVCGRGGIANNWHNNKRSEVVGGADVSEAALANFRERMGEDVFTTLEYRRLLERDDVDAIAVTAPDFMHEELACAALEAGKHVFCEKPLAISTAGCDRILRTWKVSGKHLMVGFNMRYMNIFRVMKEIIDTGTIGEIKAAWCRHFVGHGRTFYFQDWHATRQGSNTLLLQKGSHDLDMIHWLTGQYSKRVAAFGGLDMFGGDKPNDLRCPDCDEADTCWEVADPSCSRNQCCFRQEVDVEDNHVMIMELDGGIKASYLQCHFTPDYHRNYTIIGTEGRVENSEPEGKVWVKMRRANTWKELADRTYEIRPAMGGHGGADPVITEDFLDMVLEGKEPLATPLAGRMSVAAGCAGADSLRSGGQVQEVPEVAW, encoded by the coding sequence ATGGACAAGCTGCGCATCGGTGTCATCGGAGTCTGCGGACGCGGCGGCATCGCGAACAACTGGCACAACAACAAGCGCTCGGAGGTCGTCGGCGGCGCTGACGTGTCCGAGGCCGCGCTCGCGAACTTCAGGGAGCGCATGGGTGAGGACGTGTTCACGACGCTGGAGTACCGGCGCCTGCTGGAGCGCGATGACGTGGACGCCATCGCCGTGACCGCCCCGGACTTCATGCACGAGGAGCTGGCCTGCGCGGCGCTGGAGGCCGGGAAGCACGTCTTTTGCGAAAAGCCCCTGGCCATCTCGACGGCCGGGTGCGACCGCATCCTGCGCACCTGGAAGGTCTCCGGCAAGCACCTGATGGTCGGCTTCAACATGCGATACATGAACATCTTCCGCGTGATGAAGGAGATCATTGACACGGGAACCATCGGCGAAATCAAGGCGGCGTGGTGCCGGCATTTCGTCGGCCACGGGCGCACGTTCTACTTCCAGGACTGGCACGCCACCCGCCAGGGCAGCAACACGCTGCTGCTGCAGAAGGGCAGCCACGACCTTGACATGATCCACTGGCTGACCGGGCAATACAGCAAGCGTGTGGCCGCCTTCGGCGGGCTGGACATGTTCGGGGGCGACAAGCCCAACGACCTGCGCTGCCCGGACTGCGACGAGGCGGACACCTGCTGGGAAGTGGCCGACCCGAGCTGCTCGCGCAACCAGTGCTGCTTCCGGCAGGAAGTGGATGTCGAGGACAACCATGTGATGATCATGGAGCTGGACGGGGGCATCAAGGCCAGCTACCTGCAGTGCCACTTCACGCCCGACTACCACCGCAACTACACGATCATCGGCACCGAGGGCCGGGTGGAGAACTCCGAGCCCGAGGGCAAGGTGTGGGTAAAGATGCGGCGGGCAAACACCTGGAAGGAGTTGGCCGACCGCACCTATGAGATCCGTCCGGCGATGGGCGGCCACGGCGGCGCCGACCCGGTCATCACCGAGGACTTCCTGGACATGGTGCTGGAGGGCAAGGAGCCACTGGCGACGCCGCTGGCCGGCCGCATGAGCGTAGCGGCAGGCTGCGCGGGCGCGGACTCGCTGCGGAGCGGCGGACAGGTGCAGGAGGTGCCGGAGGTCGCGTGGTAG
- a CDS encoding gamma-glutamyl-gamma-aminobutyrate hydrolase family protein (Members of this family of hydrolases with an active site Cys residue belong to MEROPS family C26.) — protein sequence MVGSLLGRLLIGMVAAGVLAATCVRADGKMVFTDGLLQGCDGLFDDWGAVCRAGQPVVCVVAARHPEPLRSALHEPTQGHGYLPYLETTRQLAERLSGLPAVVVHYLQLEDQPPAPTICRALLLTALDRSVSAEHTGRLRALIRTTDIPILGFCGGLQLIGEAFGARSERLRSLRPGEADPMPTYYPGTFKEVGFLPVRIVKPDPLFAGLGSTLIVREVHAFGLSSLPPELECLAATDECPVQVVRHKTKLIVGTQFHAERFDSGHPDGGRLIGNFLALAGLRAP from the coding sequence GTGGTAGGTTCGCTTCTAGGGCGACTGCTGATCGGGATGGTGGCGGCGGGGGTTCTCGCCGCCACCTGCGTTCGCGCCGACGGGAAGATGGTCTTCACCGACGGCCTGCTACAGGGCTGTGACGGGCTCTTTGACGACTGGGGCGCGGTGTGCCGGGCGGGGCAGCCGGTCGTGTGTGTGGTGGCGGCGCGGCACCCGGAGCCCCTGCGGTCGGCCCTGCACGAGCCCACGCAGGGGCATGGGTACCTGCCGTACCTCGAGACCACCCGCCAGCTTGCAGAGCGGCTGTCGGGGCTGCCGGCGGTGGTGGTGCACTACCTGCAGCTTGAGGACCAGCCGCCGGCACCGACCATCTGCCGGGCGCTGCTGCTGACGGCGCTGGACCGGAGTGTCAGTGCCGAGCACACGGGCAGGCTGCGGGCACTGATCCGCACCACCGACATCCCCATCCTCGGCTTCTGCGGCGGGCTGCAGCTCATCGGCGAAGCGTTCGGGGCCAGGAGCGAGCGGCTGCGGTCGCTGCGCCCGGGCGAAGCCGACCCCATGCCGACGTACTACCCCGGCACCTTCAAGGAGGTCGGTTTCCTGCCGGTGCGAATCGTGAAGCCCGACCCGCTCTTCGCGGGGCTGGGCAGCACTCTCATCGTGCGCGAGGTCCACGCCTTCGGGCTGAGCAGTCTGCCGCCGGAACTGGAGTGCCTCGCGGCGACGGACGAGTGTCCCGTGCAGGTCGTCCGCCACAAGACGAAGCTGATCGTCGGGACACAGTTCCATGCGGAGCGCTTCGACTCCGGACACCCGGATGGTGGGCGCCTGATCGGCAATTTCCTCGCACTCGCGGGGCTAAGGGCGCCCTAA
- a CDS encoding cold shock domain-containing protein, translated as MPTGKVKWFNDSKGYGFIEYDGGPDVFVHFSALSGEGYRTLAEGASVEFEIVSDAKGPRADKVTILND; from the coding sequence ATGCCTACCGGCAAAGTGAAGTGGTTCAACGACAGCAAGGGGTACGGTTTCATCGAGTACGACGGGGGGCCGGACGTGTTCGTGCATTTCTCGGCTCTCAGTGGTGAGGGCTACCGCACCCTGGCCGAAGGCGCCAGCGTCGAGTTCGAGATCGTCAGCGACGCCAAGGGTCCGCGAGCCGACAAGGTCACCATCCTGAACGACTAG